A portion of the Streptomyces coeruleoprunus genome contains these proteins:
- a CDS encoding class I SAM-dependent methyltransferase: MRTPTARYFYDDLAADYDLMYADWDTSVVRQGVALDDRITRALGPGGHDVLDCACGIGTQALGLAARGHRVTGTDLSPVAAARAAREAAARGLRLAAGAADMRALPLRDASFDVVVCADNSLPHLLTPDDVRTALAEMRRVLRPGGLLLVTTRPYDALRAERPLSTPPAVRTGPDGRSVTFQLWHWHDDGEHYDLELFQLRPGTAETPAPDGGLAPEHDQWVTTVRRATYWALTRDRLTALATEAGLHSTAWHDPEETGFFQPMLTAHR, from the coding sequence ATGCGAACCCCCACGGCGCGGTACTTCTACGACGATCTGGCCGCGGACTACGACCTGATGTACGCGGACTGGGACACGAGCGTCGTACGGCAGGGCGTCGCCCTGGACGACCGCATCACCCGGGCCCTGGGCCCCGGCGGGCACGACGTGCTCGACTGCGCCTGCGGCATCGGCACCCAGGCGCTCGGGCTGGCCGCACGCGGGCACCGCGTCACCGGCACCGACCTGAGCCCGGTGGCGGCCGCGCGGGCCGCCCGGGAGGCCGCCGCCCGCGGCCTGCGCCTGGCCGCCGGCGCCGCCGACATGCGGGCCCTGCCCCTGCGCGACGCCTCCTTCGACGTGGTGGTCTGCGCCGACAACTCGCTGCCGCACCTGCTCACGCCGGACGACGTCCGCACCGCCCTCGCGGAGATGCGCCGCGTGCTGCGGCCGGGCGGACTGCTGCTGGTCACGACCCGCCCGTACGACGCCCTGCGCGCCGAGCGGCCCCTCTCGACCCCGCCGGCCGTGCGCACCGGGCCCGACGGGCGCAGCGTCACCTTCCAGCTGTGGCACTGGCACGACGACGGCGAGCACTACGACCTGGAGCTCTTCCAGCTACGGCCCGGCACGGCCGAGACCCCGGCCCCCGACGGCGGCCTCGCGCCGGAGCACGACCAGTGGGTCACGACCGTGCGCCGGGCCACCTACTGGGCGCTCACCCGCGACCGGCTGACGGCACTGGCCACGGAGGCGGGCCTGCACTCCACCGCATGGCACGACCCCGAGGAGACGGGCTTCTTCCAGCCGATGCTGACAGCCCACCGCTGA
- a CDS encoding methylated-DNA--[protein]-cysteine S-methyltransferase yields the protein MDSCVRVGGPTVEWAVVGSDIGPLLLAATGEGLVTVVFHADGAVRERAVEGLAGRLGAEPVEDATGRLAEPIRMLEAYFAGDLHEFRLPLDWSLTGGFTRQVLRELATTVPYGTVVGYGELARRVGRPDGAQAVGAAMGANPLPVVVPCHRVVESDGGLGGFGGGLETKRRLLELEGVLPQPLF from the coding sequence ATGGACAGCTGTGTGCGGGTCGGGGGGCCGACCGTGGAATGGGCCGTCGTCGGGAGCGACATCGGTCCGCTGCTGCTGGCCGCCACCGGCGAGGGGCTGGTCACCGTCGTGTTCCACGCCGACGGCGCGGTGCGGGAGCGGGCGGTGGAGGGCCTGGCGGGGCGGCTGGGCGCGGAGCCGGTGGAGGACGCGACGGGCAGGCTGGCCGAGCCGATACGGATGCTGGAGGCGTACTTCGCGGGGGACCTGCACGAGTTCCGGCTGCCGCTGGACTGGTCGCTGACGGGCGGCTTCACCCGTCAGGTGCTGCGGGAGCTGGCCACGACCGTCCCGTACGGGACGGTCGTCGGGTACGGGGAGCTGGCCCGGCGGGTGGGCCGGCCCGACGGCGCCCAGGCGGTCGGCGCGGCGATGGGCGCCAATCCGTTGCCGGTGGTGGTGCCGTGCCACCGGGTGGTGGAGAGCGACGGGGGCCTGGGCGGGTTCGGGGGCGGCCTGGAGACGAAGCGACGGCTGCTGGAGCTGGAGGGGGTGCTGCCGCAGCCGCTGTTCTGA
- a CDS encoding MHYT domain-containing protein: MQGTVDGFSHGLVTPVVAYLMACLGGALGLRCTTRSVRHRGAFSPGWLALGATSIGAGIWTMHFIAMTGFSIAEVPVDYDRPTTFASLAVAILMVGIGIFIVGLRGPTRMALVTGGTITGLGIATMHYLGMAGMRLQGRIEYDTPTVALSVVVAVVAATSALWAAVSVHGFLPSLGASLVMGLAVTGMHYTGMAAVSVHLHPDDAVDAVALDTMGTLDAAGAMDAMAAGAPTAVSLLAPMLVGPVVFLLLAAIAVMFDPLLVSGGGHPGAGPGGHDAYRPGIPAQRHRDMQRDAHRATRFRDR, from the coding sequence ATGCAGGGCACTGTCGACGGATTCAGCCACGGCCTCGTCACACCCGTGGTGGCCTATCTGATGGCCTGCCTGGGCGGGGCGCTCGGCCTGCGCTGCACCACCCGGTCGGTGCGCCATCGCGGAGCGTTCAGCCCCGGCTGGCTCGCGCTCGGGGCGACCTCGATCGGCGCCGGCATCTGGACCATGCACTTCATCGCTATGACGGGCTTCAGCATCGCCGAGGTCCCCGTCGACTACGACCGGCCCACCACGTTCGCCAGCCTCGCCGTCGCGATCCTCATGGTCGGCATCGGGATCTTCATCGTGGGACTGCGCGGCCCGACCAGGATGGCCCTCGTCACCGGCGGCACCATCACGGGACTCGGCATCGCCACCATGCACTACCTCGGCATGGCGGGAATGCGGCTCCAGGGCCGCATCGAGTACGACACCCCCACCGTCGCCCTCTCCGTGGTGGTGGCCGTCGTGGCGGCCACGTCGGCCCTGTGGGCGGCCGTCTCGGTCCACGGCTTCCTGCCCAGCCTGGGCGCCAGCCTCGTCATGGGCCTCGCGGTGACCGGCATGCACTACACCGGCATGGCCGCCGTCAGCGTGCACCTCCACCCCGACGACGCCGTGGACGCGGTCGCCCTCGACACGATGGGCACCCTGGACGCCGCCGGCGCCATGGACGCGATGGCGGCCGGCGCCCCCACGGCCGTGTCGCTGCTCGCCCCGATGCTCGTCGGCCCGGTCGTCTTCCTGCTGCTCGCCGCCATCGCGGTGATGTTCGACCCGCTCCTGGTGAGCGGGGGCGGCCACCCGGGCGCCGGACCGGGCGGCCACGACGCCTACCGGCCCGGGATCCCGGCGCAGCGCCACCGGGACATGCAGCGCGACGCGCACCGCGCGACCCGGTTCCGCGACCGCTGA
- the uvrB gene encoding excinuclease ABC subunit UvrB: protein MRPVSQIERSVAPFEVVSPYQPSGDQPTAIDDLERRIRAGEKDVVLLGATGTGKSATTAWMIERLQRPTLVMAPNKTLAAQLANEFRELLPNNAVEYFVSYYDYYQPEAYVPQSDTYIEKDSSINEEVERLRHSATNSLLTRRDVVVVASVSCIYGLGTPQEYVDRMVPLKVGEEVDRDELLRRFVDIQYTRNDLAFTRGTFRVRGDTIEIFPVYEELAVRIEMFGDEIEALSTLHPLTGEVISEDRELYVFPASHYVAGPERMERAVNGIERELEERLAELEKQGKLLEAQRLRMRTTYDIEMMRQIGSCSGIENYSMHFDDREPGSPPNTLLDYFPEDFLLVIDESHVTVPQIGAMYEGDASRKRTLVDHGFRLPSALDNRPLRWEEFQERIGQTVYLSATPGPYELSRSDGFVEQIIRPTGLVDPEVVVKPTEGQIDDLVHEIRLRTERDERVLVTTLTKKMAEDLTDYFLELGIQVRYLHSDVDTLRRIELLRELRSGEYDVLVGINLLREGLDLPEVSLVAILDADKQGFLRSGTSLIQTIGRAARNVSGQVHMYADTITPAMAQAIDETNRRREKQVAYNEANGIDPQPLRKKINDIVATIAREEIDTEQLLGTGYRQGKDGKGAKSPVPSLGTTAKAAKTGGKGTKAGKAAAGKGALVSDRPAAELAGIIEEMTERMRAAAAELQFEVAARLRDEVSELKKELRQMKEAGIA, encoded by the coding sequence ATGCGGCCCGTATCCCAGATCGAACGCTCGGTGGCGCCCTTCGAGGTCGTCAGCCCGTACCAGCCCAGCGGTGACCAGCCCACGGCCATCGACGACCTCGAGCGGCGCATCCGCGCAGGTGAGAAGGACGTCGTCCTGCTCGGTGCGACCGGCACCGGCAAGTCCGCCACCACCGCGTGGATGATCGAGCGGCTCCAGCGCCCCACCCTGGTGATGGCCCCGAACAAGACGCTGGCCGCCCAGCTGGCCAACGAGTTCCGGGAGCTGCTGCCGAACAACGCCGTCGAGTACTTCGTGTCGTACTACGACTACTACCAGCCCGAGGCGTACGTCCCGCAGTCGGACACCTACATCGAGAAGGACTCCTCGATCAACGAGGAGGTGGAGCGGCTGCGCCACTCCGCGACGAACTCGCTGCTGACCCGCCGCGACGTGGTCGTCGTGGCGTCGGTGTCCTGCATCTACGGCCTCGGTACGCCGCAGGAGTACGTCGACCGGATGGTGCCCCTCAAGGTCGGCGAGGAGGTCGACCGGGACGAGCTGCTGCGCCGCTTCGTCGACATCCAGTACACGCGCAACGACCTGGCGTTCACGCGCGGCACGTTCCGGGTCCGCGGCGACACGATCGAGATCTTCCCGGTCTACGAGGAGCTGGCCGTCCGCATCGAGATGTTCGGCGACGAGATCGAGGCGCTGTCCACGCTGCACCCGCTCACGGGCGAGGTCATCAGCGAGGACCGCGAGCTGTACGTCTTCCCGGCCAGCCACTACGTGGCGGGCCCGGAGCGCATGGAGCGCGCCGTCAACGGCATCGAGCGCGAGCTGGAGGAGCGCCTCGCCGAGCTGGAGAAGCAGGGCAAGCTGCTGGAGGCCCAGCGGCTGCGCATGCGCACCACGTACGACATCGAGATGATGCGCCAGATCGGCTCCTGCTCCGGCATCGAGAACTACTCGATGCACTTCGACGACCGCGAGCCCGGCTCCCCGCCCAACACCCTCCTCGACTACTTCCCCGAGGACTTCCTCCTCGTCATCGACGAGTCCCACGTGACCGTGCCGCAGATCGGCGCGATGTACGAGGGCGACGCCTCCCGCAAGCGCACCCTCGTCGACCACGGCTTCCGGCTGCCGTCCGCGCTCGACAACCGGCCCCTGCGCTGGGAGGAGTTCCAGGAGCGCATCGGCCAGACCGTCTACCTGTCGGCGACGCCCGGACCGTACGAGCTGTCCCGCTCCGACGGCTTCGTCGAGCAGATCATCCGCCCCACCGGCCTCGTCGACCCGGAGGTCGTCGTCAAGCCCACCGAGGGCCAGATCGACGACCTGGTCCACGAGATCCGCCTGCGCACCGAGCGCGACGAGCGCGTCCTGGTCACCACGCTCACGAAGAAGATGGCCGAGGACCTGACGGACTACTTCCTCGAACTGGGCATCCAGGTCCGCTACCTCCACAGCGACGTCGACACGCTGCGCCGCATCGAGCTGCTGCGCGAGCTGCGCAGCGGCGAGTACGACGTCCTGGTCGGCATCAACCTGCTCCGCGAGGGGCTCGACCTCCCCGAGGTCTCCCTCGTCGCCATCCTGGACGCCGACAAGCAGGGCTTCCTGCGCTCCGGGACCTCGCTCATCCAGACCATCGGCCGCGCGGCGCGCAACGTCTCCGGCCAGGTCCACATGTACGCGGACACCATCACGCCCGCCATGGCCCAGGCCATCGACGAGACCAACCGCCGCCGCGAGAAGCAGGTCGCGTACAACGAGGCCAACGGCATCGACCCCCAGCCGCTCCGCAAGAAGATCAACGACATCGTCGCGACCATCGCGCGCGAGGAGATCGACACCGAGCAGCTGCTCGGCACGGGATACCGGCAGGGGAAGGACGGCAAGGGCGCCAAGTCCCCCGTACCGTCCCTCGGCACGACGGCCAAGGCCGCCAAGACCGGCGGCAAGGGCACCAAGGCGGGCAAGGCCGCCGCGGGCAAGGGCGCCCTGGTGAGCGACCGCCCCGCCGCCGAACTCGCCGGGATCATCGAGGAGATGACCGAGCGCATGCGGGCCGCCGCCGCGGAGCTGCAGTTCGAGGTCGCCGCCCGGCTGCGCGACGAGGTGAGCGAACTGAAGAAGGAGCTGCGGCAGATGAAGGAGGCCGGCATCGCCTGA
- a CDS encoding TerD family protein, which yields MTVNLAKGQAISLQKSDGGTLTAVRMGLGWQAAPRRGLFGSRTREIDLDASAVLFADKQPVDVVFFRHLVSDDGSVRHTGDNLVGGAGQGGDDEAILVDLQRVPVHIDQIIFTVNSFTGQTFQEVQNAFCRLVDETNGQELARYTLAGGGQYTAQIMAKVHRSGSAWQMTAIGSPANGRTFQDLMPAIMPHL from the coding sequence GTGACGGTCAACTTGGCCAAGGGTCAGGCCATCAGCCTGCAGAAGAGCGACGGGGGGACCCTGACCGCGGTGCGGATGGGGCTCGGCTGGCAGGCGGCGCCGCGCCGCGGTCTGTTCGGTTCGCGGACCCGGGAGATCGACCTGGACGCGTCGGCGGTGCTGTTCGCCGACAAGCAGCCGGTCGACGTGGTGTTCTTCCGCCACCTGGTCAGCGACGACGGCTCCGTACGCCACACCGGCGACAACCTGGTCGGCGGCGCCGGCCAGGGCGGGGACGACGAGGCCATCCTCGTCGACCTCCAGCGCGTCCCGGTCCACATCGACCAGATCATCTTCACGGTGAACTCCTTCACCGGCCAGACGTTCCAGGAGGTGCAGAACGCCTTCTGCCGCCTCGTGGACGAGACGAACGGCCAGGAGCTGGCCCGGTACACGCTGGCCGGCGGCGGCCAGTACACCGCGCAGATCATGGCGAAGGTGCACCGCTCCGGCAGCGCCTGGCAGATGACCGCCATCGGCTCGCCGGCCAACGGTCGCACCTTCCAGGACCTGATGCCGGCGATCATGCCGCACCTGTAG
- a CDS encoding TerD family protein, whose product MTAELVRGQNHLLPDTRLEIRVSAGTPVVAGAGLADEHGKVAGSEWVAHPGSPRLPGVEVSRQAAADHRLAVDLEALPAAVHRVTVLLALPAGTGGPGSFGAVAAPFVAVTGLDGTEIASYTITGLDTESAVVALELYRRQGVWKVRAVGQGYAGGLAAMLHDQGLDRAADLATAIQDAVARGVDRSVAAPPPRTADVDRLRHGAPLAPTAPPGPANAQPPQPPQPSEPARPPVGDQPSAGATPPANPAPSTGPARPAGPIDYTHPRRRTTAPPPPPPAAPPTSPGTPSAPVAGDATGWSMEERLYNQVWGMFEDLARATAAYRSAVDFAESRMDQELDRVLSDPRSRIGSAGDAARAAARAKCEELTARAREGLDRDLAQLAAESEVVEPALPVAFARWDNPVWHAYRVPMEIPMALRLGDLHLAESPELRIPMLIRLPLERGLWVDAGRRGSGAAGLLDEGRLRRLALDTAVAHAARLLAVYPPGDFTVHVIDPAGSAAAALAPLTESGVLAAPPATGPGGVATVLSRLTRRVDLVQMAVRGGAAADALPPDLDTAEQLLIVNDFPHGFDDRAVTQLRYLADEGPAVGVHLLMVADREDASAYGPVLDPLWRSLLRVTPVPDDHLADPWVGHAWTYEPPLVPPGSRILHDVLGRVADARRSWRR is encoded by the coding sequence ATGACGGCCGAGCTGGTCCGGGGGCAGAACCATCTCCTGCCCGACACCCGACTCGAGATCCGGGTCTCCGCCGGCACTCCGGTCGTGGCCGGTGCCGGCCTCGCCGACGAGCACGGAAAGGTGGCCGGATCCGAGTGGGTCGCCCACCCCGGCTCGCCGCGCCTGCCCGGTGTCGAGGTGTCCCGGCAGGCGGCCGCCGACCACCGGCTCGCCGTCGACCTGGAGGCGCTCCCGGCCGCCGTGCACCGCGTGACCGTGCTGCTCGCCCTCCCGGCCGGCACGGGCGGGCCCGGCAGCTTCGGCGCCGTCGCGGCGCCCTTCGTCGCGGTCACCGGCCTCGACGGCACCGAGATCGCCAGCTACACCATCACCGGCCTCGACACCGAGTCCGCCGTCGTCGCCCTGGAGCTGTACCGCCGCCAGGGCGTCTGGAAGGTCCGCGCCGTCGGCCAGGGCTACGCCGGCGGCCTCGCCGCGATGCTCCACGACCAGGGCCTGGACCGCGCCGCCGACCTCGCCACCGCCATCCAGGACGCCGTCGCCCGCGGCGTCGACCGCTCCGTGGCCGCGCCCCCGCCGCGCACCGCCGACGTCGACCGGCTCCGCCACGGCGCCCCGCTGGCCCCGACGGCCCCGCCCGGCCCCGCGAACGCCCAGCCGCCGCAGCCGCCTCAGCCTTCCGAGCCCGCCCGGCCCCCGGTCGGCGACCAGCCCTCCGCCGGCGCCACCCCGCCCGCGAACCCGGCGCCGTCGACCGGCCCCGCCCGGCCCGCCGGGCCCATCGACTACACCCACCCGCGCCGCCGCACCACCGCGCCCCCGCCGCCGCCCCCGGCCGCGCCCCCCACCTCGCCCGGCACCCCGTCCGCGCCGGTGGCCGGCGACGCCACGGGCTGGTCCATGGAGGAGCGGCTCTACAACCAGGTGTGGGGCATGTTCGAGGACCTGGCCCGGGCGACGGCCGCGTACCGCAGCGCCGTCGACTTCGCCGAGTCCCGTATGGACCAGGAGCTGGACCGCGTCCTGTCCGACCCGCGCAGCCGTATCGGTTCCGCGGGGGACGCCGCCCGCGCGGCCGCCCGCGCCAAGTGCGAGGAGCTGACCGCCCGGGCCCGGGAGGGGCTCGACCGGGACCTGGCCCAGCTCGCCGCCGAGTCGGAGGTAGTGGAGCCGGCGCTGCCGGTCGCGTTCGCCCGCTGGGACAACCCCGTGTGGCACGCCTACCGCGTCCCCATGGAGATCCCCATGGCGCTGCGGCTGGGCGACCTGCACCTCGCCGAGAGCCCGGAGCTGCGCATCCCCATGCTCATCCGGCTGCCGCTGGAGCGGGGCCTGTGGGTGGACGCCGGCCGCCGCGGCTCCGGGGCGGCCGGCCTCCTCGACGAGGGGCGGCTGCGCAGGCTCGCCCTCGACACGGCGGTCGCGCACGCCGCCCGCCTCCTCGCGGTCTACCCGCCGGGCGACTTCACGGTGCACGTCATCGACCCGGCGGGCTCGGCGGCCGCGGCTCTCGCCCCGCTCACGGAATCCGGGGTGCTCGCCGCGCCGCCGGCCACCGGGCCCGGGGGAGTGGCCACGGTCCTGTCCCGGCTGACCCGGCGCGTCGACCTGGTGCAGATGGCGGTCCGCGGCGGCGCCGCCGCGGACGCGCTGCCGCCGGACCTGGACACCGCCGAACAGCTGCTGATCGTCAACGACTTCCCGCACGGCTTCGACGACCGGGCCGTCACCCAGCTGCGCTACCTCGCGGACGAGGGCCCCGCCGTGGGCGTCCATCTGCTGATGGTCGCCGACCGCGAGGACGCGAGCGCCTACGGCCCGGTGCTGGACCCGCTGTGGCGGTCCCTGCTGCGGGTCACGCCCGTTCCGGACGACCACCTGGCCGACCCGTGGGTCGGGCACGCCTGGACGTACGAGCCGCCTCTGGTGCCGCCGGGCAGCCGGATCCTCCACGACGTGCTGGGGAGGGTCGCCGACGCGCGCCGCAGCTGGCGCCGTTGA
- a CDS encoding TerC/Alx family metal homeostasis membrane protein has protein sequence MDVSMTLWVVTVLGLSALIAIDFFIGRKPHDVSVKEAGIWTVVWIVLAALFGLGLLFAGESQASGEFFAGFITEKSLSVDNLFVFVLIMAKFSVPSHLQQRVLLIGVLIALVLRAIFIAAGAAIIASFSWVFYIFGAFLIYTAWKLVQEARSDEPEEEYEENRLLRSIEQRFGVADRYHDTKLFIRNNGKRVLTPLMVVMLAIGTTDVLFALDSIPAIFGLTQDPYIVFTANAFALMGLRQLYFLIGGLLKKLVHLSYGLSVILGFIGVKLVLHALHESGVHVPEISIPFSLAVICGVLVITTITSLIASRRQAAAEEQAKESAEV, from the coding sequence GTGGACGTTTCGATGACCCTGTGGGTGGTGACCGTTCTCGGTCTGTCCGCCCTGATCGCGATCGACTTCTTCATCGGGCGCAAGCCCCATGACGTGTCGGTCAAGGAGGCCGGGATCTGGACCGTGGTCTGGATCGTCCTGGCCGCGCTCTTCGGGCTCGGCCTGCTGTTCGCCGGCGAGAGCCAGGCGTCCGGCGAGTTCTTCGCCGGCTTCATCACCGAGAAGTCGCTGAGCGTCGACAACCTCTTCGTCTTCGTCCTGATCATGGCGAAGTTCTCCGTGCCGTCCCACCTCCAGCAGCGGGTGCTGCTGATCGGTGTGCTGATCGCGCTCGTCCTGCGGGCCATTTTCATCGCCGCCGGTGCCGCGATCATCGCCAGCTTCTCCTGGGTCTTCTACATCTTCGGCGCGTTCCTGATCTACACGGCCTGGAAGCTCGTCCAGGAGGCCCGCTCCGACGAGCCGGAGGAGGAGTACGAGGAGAACCGCCTCCTGCGCTCCATCGAGCAGCGCTTCGGCGTCGCCGACCGGTACCACGACACGAAGCTCTTCATCCGCAACAACGGCAAGCGGGTGCTGACGCCGCTGATGGTCGTCATGCTCGCGATCGGCACCACCGACGTGCTGTTCGCCCTGGACTCCATCCCCGCGATCTTCGGCCTGACCCAGGACCCGTACATCGTGTTCACGGCCAACGCCTTCGCGCTCATGGGCCTGCGACAGCTGTACTTCCTCATCGGCGGCCTGCTGAAGAAGCTGGTCCACCTGAGCTACGGCCTGTCGGTGATCCTCGGCTTCATCGGCGTGAAGCTGGTGCTGCACGCCCTGCACGAGTCCGGGGTGCACGTCCCGGAGATCTCCATCCCGTTCTCGCTGGCCGTCATCTGCGGCGTCCTGGTGATCACCACGATCACCAGCCTCATCGCCTCCCGCAGGCAGGCCGCCGCCGAGGAGCAGGCCAAGGAGTCCGCGGAGGTCTGA
- a CDS encoding MFS transporter, producing the protein MTRLAAASLAGTAIEFYDFFVYGTAAALVLGPLFFPTFSPVAGTLAAFGTFAVGFVSRPLGSVLFGHIGDRYGRRPVLFASLALTGTATVAVGCVPSYATLGVAAPVLLLVLRFLQGLGLGGEWGGAVLLTAEHAPERRRALWASFPQMGPPVGFLLANGIMLALSAWLSDEAFREWGWRVPFWAAGVLALGGLLLRTSLAETPQFQELAESGTRASAPLVEVVRGHWRLVLLTAGALAVGYAVFYAVSTWALAYGTERLGVSRTTMLVCVMAAVAVKGAVTPFAAMLGDRYGRRPLCLAGCAACAVWMFPMVALLHTGRPVMMFLGLLGALLAFITMFSVVAAYLPELYEPRVRCTGAAVGYNLAGVLGGALTPMVATAASGGSGPPWGVAAYLTAIAVLSLGCFALLPETMPRPAAVQEPAEEPAAV; encoded by the coding sequence ATGACGCGGCTCGCCGCCGCCTCACTGGCCGGCACGGCCATCGAGTTCTACGACTTCTTCGTCTACGGCACGGCCGCGGCCCTGGTCCTTGGGCCACTCTTCTTCCCGACCTTCTCCCCCGTCGCCGGCACGCTCGCGGCGTTCGGCACCTTCGCCGTCGGCTTCGTCTCCCGTCCCCTCGGTTCGGTCCTCTTCGGACACATCGGCGACCGCTACGGGCGGCGCCCGGTGCTCTTCGCCTCACTGGCGCTGACGGGCACGGCGACCGTCGCGGTCGGCTGCGTCCCGTCGTACGCGACGCTGGGCGTGGCCGCCCCCGTGCTGCTGCTGGTGCTGCGCTTCCTGCAGGGCCTCGGCCTGGGCGGTGAGTGGGGCGGGGCGGTGCTGCTGACGGCCGAGCACGCCCCGGAGCGGCGGCGCGCCCTGTGGGCGAGCTTCCCGCAGATGGGCCCGCCGGTCGGCTTCCTGCTGGCGAACGGGATCATGCTGGCCCTGTCGGCGTGGCTCAGCGACGAGGCGTTCCGGGAGTGGGGGTGGCGCGTGCCGTTCTGGGCGGCCGGCGTCCTCGCGCTCGGCGGGCTGCTGCTGCGCACGTCGCTGGCGGAGACCCCGCAGTTCCAGGAACTGGCGGAGTCGGGCACGCGGGCGAGCGCCCCGCTGGTCGAGGTGGTGCGCGGCCACTGGCGGCTGGTGCTGCTGACGGCCGGGGCGCTGGCGGTCGGGTACGCGGTGTTCTACGCCGTGTCGACGTGGGCGCTGGCGTACGGCACCGAGCGGCTGGGCGTGAGCCGTACGACGATGCTGGTCTGTGTGATGGCGGCGGTGGCCGTCAAGGGCGCGGTGACGCCGTTCGCCGCGATGCTCGGCGACCGGTACGGGCGGCGTCCGCTGTGTCTGGCGGGGTGCGCGGCGTGCGCGGTGTGGATGTTCCCGATGGTGGCGCTGCTGCACACCGGGCGGCCGGTCATGATGTTTCTGGGGCTGCTGGGTGCGCTGCTGGCGTTCATCACGATGTTCTCGGTCGTCGCCGCGTATCTGCCGGAGCTGTACGAGCCGCGGGTGCGCTGCACGGGCGCGGCTGTCGGCTACAACCTGGCGGGCGTGCTGGGCGGGGCGCTGACCCCGATGGTGGCGACGGCCGCGTCGGGCGGCTCGGGGCCGCCGTGGGGCGTGGCGGCCTATCTGACGGCCATCGCCGTGCTGAGCCTGGGCTGCTTCGCGCTGCTGCCGGAGACCATGCCGCGGCCGGCCGCGGTACAGGAGCCCGCCGAGGAACCCGCGGCTGTCTGA